One Kitasatospora sp. MAP12-44 DNA segment encodes these proteins:
- a CDS encoding nitrate- and nitrite sensing domain-containing protein, with protein sequence MRITRKVAVLAVVPLIAVLAFAALALRTAAGQALDAARLKTLVSLGAQAGQLTHQLQNERTAAAVILSSGAGSPAPDATQTNAYLDQTRVTDASIAQYRRLRDRLQAMPGGTNGLLRTVDHALETLPALRRQVQSGPGAELSAVTFEYRIVVADILDFRADVAEAGQASAVVASRINSSVALARAEEYASQEELAVLRARASGPLTPAGQDSIAATRSGYTDSILEFGRTADPVWPAWLDRALTGDGVIDANRLEDAVERARPGDQLPDSGGWTDAMNQRVDRLQQVEQQIDQAVSTEVTQLRDTQRAWTLGEALAVLLTVGAVVTLALRLGRPMIRELRRLRDAAHAVAHERLPAAVEALAARGALGLSTPAEFAAAAGDPVQVRGRDEIAEVGAAFNSVSREAVRIAAEQAAMRDRLGALLVNLARRGERLTGALIKALDAAERNEHDPVRLERLFALDHLASRMGRNNHSLLVLGGEASARVRGSSAPIEDVLRAAMAQIERYTRVDFGTFDPGVLITAEAVDHLVHLFAELLDNATAFSRPEHRVVTEARQLADRVVVLICDEGIGLADDQWAPVNARLASPPPVEVTGVRAMGLGVVGQLASWYGIRVELRPRPGGGTIAEVSLPVSVFRMASDTPPAAQPTAPAPLAPAPAPAPAPEPPPVPAPTARGASPVGLTAAGLPQRRPRGAEPEPASAREPAPADGEQAAAPAAGRHARRPAPDPAAPAEPVDERRDPARVSAAMAAYARGIGASRSRQVAPTSVLSDPEQKEDS encoded by the coding sequence GTGAGGATCACCCGCAAGGTCGCGGTACTCGCCGTGGTCCCGCTGATCGCCGTACTGGCCTTCGCCGCCCTCGCGCTGCGCACCGCCGCCGGCCAGGCACTGGACGCCGCCCGGCTGAAGACCCTGGTCTCGCTGGGCGCCCAAGCAGGCCAGCTGACCCACCAGTTGCAGAACGAGCGCACCGCCGCCGCGGTGATCCTCTCCAGCGGCGCGGGCAGTCCCGCTCCCGACGCGACCCAGACCAACGCCTACCTCGACCAGACCCGGGTCACCGACGCGAGCATCGCGCAGTACCGCCGGCTGCGCGACCGCCTGCAGGCGATGCCCGGCGGCACCAACGGCCTGCTGCGGACCGTCGACCACGCACTCGAGACCCTGCCCGCGCTGCGCCGCCAGGTCCAGTCGGGCCCCGGCGCCGAACTCTCCGCGGTGACCTTCGAGTACCGGATCGTGGTCGCCGACATCCTGGACTTCCGCGCCGACGTCGCGGAGGCCGGCCAGGCGTCCGCCGTCGTCGCGTCCCGGATCAACAGCTCGGTCGCCCTCGCCCGGGCCGAGGAGTACGCCAGCCAGGAGGAGTTGGCGGTGCTGCGGGCCCGGGCCAGCGGCCCGCTCACCCCGGCCGGGCAGGACTCGATCGCCGCCACCCGCAGCGGCTACACCGACTCCATCCTGGAGTTCGGCCGCACCGCGGACCCGGTCTGGCCCGCCTGGTTGGACCGTGCGCTGACCGGCGACGGCGTGATCGACGCCAACCGTCTGGAGGACGCCGTCGAGCGCGCCCGCCCGGGCGACCAACTGCCGGACTCCGGCGGCTGGACCGACGCGATGAACCAGCGCGTCGACCGGCTCCAGCAGGTCGAGCAGCAGATCGACCAGGCGGTCTCCACCGAGGTCACCCAACTGCGCGACACCCAGCGGGCCTGGACGCTCGGCGAGGCCCTGGCGGTGCTGCTGACGGTGGGCGCCGTGGTGACCCTGGCGCTGCGGCTGGGCCGGCCGATGATCCGCGAGCTGCGCCGACTGCGCGACGCCGCGCACGCCGTGGCGCACGAGCGACTGCCCGCCGCCGTCGAGGCGTTGGCCGCGCGCGGGGCGCTCGGCCTGTCCACCCCCGCGGAGTTCGCCGCCGCCGCGGGCGATCCGGTGCAGGTGCGCGGGCGCGACGAAATCGCCGAGGTGGGCGCCGCGTTCAACTCGGTCAGTCGCGAGGCGGTCCGGATCGCGGCCGAACAGGCCGCCATGCGCGACAGGTTGGGCGCCCTGCTGGTCAACCTGGCCCGCCGTGGCGAGCGGCTCACCGGCGCGCTGATCAAGGCGCTGGACGCGGCCGAGCGCAACGAGCACGACCCGGTCCGACTCGAACGGCTCTTCGCCCTGGACCACTTGGCCAGTCGGATGGGCCGCAACAACCACAGCCTGCTGGTGCTCGGCGGCGAGGCCTCGGCTCGCGTGCGCGGGTCGAGCGCACCGATCGAGGACGTGCTGCGGGCCGCGATGGCCCAGATCGAGCGCTACACCCGGGTCGACTTCGGCACCTTCGACCCCGGGGTGCTGATCACGGCCGAGGCGGTGGACCACCTGGTGCACCTCTTCGCCGAACTGCTCGACAACGCCACCGCGTTCTCCCGGCCCGAGCACCGGGTGGTCACCGAGGCCAGGCAGTTGGCGGACCGGGTGGTCGTGCTGATCTGCGACGAGGGCATCGGCCTGGCCGACGACCAGTGGGCACCGGTCAACGCCCGGCTCGCCAGTCCGCCACCGGTGGAGGTGACCGGCGTGCGGGCGATGGGCCTGGGCGTGGTCGGCCAGCTCGCCTCCTGGTACGGCATCCGGGTCGAGCTGCGGCCCCGGCCCGGCGGCGGCACGATCGCCGAAGTCTCGCTCCCCGTCTCAGTGTTCAGGATGGCCTCGGACACCCCACCGGCCGCCCAGCCGACCGCCCCGGCCCCGCTCGCCCCGGCTCCCGCGCCGGCCCCCGCGCCGGAGCCCCCGCCGGTGCCCGCGCCGACCGCACGCGGCGCCTCCCCGGTCGGACTGACGGCCGCCGGGCTGCCGCAGCGCCGTCCGCGCGGCGCCGAGCCCGAGCCGGCGTCCGCGCGCGAACCCGCGCCGGCCGACGGCGAGCAGGCCGCCGCACCCGCAGCCGGGCGCCACGCCCGACGCCCCGCCCCCGACCCGGCAGCACCCGCCGAGCCGGTGGACGAGCGCCGCGACCCCGCCCGCGTCTCCGCGGCGATGGCCGCCTACGCCCGCGGTATCGGCGCCAGCCGCTCCCGGCAGGTCGCCCCCACCTCCGTCCTGTCCGACCCAGAACAGAAGGAAGACTCGTGA
- a CDS encoding PIG-L family deacetylase — protein MTEQPPEPLAPLDENWVRALAVVAHPDDMEYGAAAAVARWTSQGKTVVYAMVTSGEAGIDSLDPVECRPIREAEQVASAAVVGVDTVEFLGHPDGVLHYGLALRRDIARVVRRYRPDIVITTNFRDTYGGTFPNQADHIAAGRAALDAVRDAGNRWVFPELVDEGHQPWNGVREIWAAGSPLARHAADTTDFFDTGVASLKAHRAYLAGLGGDMADPSGFLESIGRATGSRLGVRFAAAFEVIPLHF, from the coding sequence ATGACGGAACAGCCACCTGAGCCGCTCGCGCCGCTCGACGAGAACTGGGTGCGGGCGCTCGCCGTGGTCGCGCACCCCGACGACATGGAGTACGGCGCGGCCGCGGCCGTGGCGCGCTGGACCTCGCAGGGCAAGACCGTCGTCTATGCGATGGTCACCAGCGGCGAGGCGGGCATCGACTCGCTGGACCCGGTCGAGTGCCGCCCGATCCGCGAGGCGGAGCAGGTCGCCTCGGCCGCGGTGGTCGGGGTGGACACCGTCGAGTTCCTCGGCCACCCGGACGGCGTGCTGCACTACGGGCTGGCGCTGCGCCGCGACATCGCCCGGGTGGTGCGCCGCTACCGGCCGGACATCGTGATCACCACCAACTTCCGTGACACCTACGGCGGCACCTTCCCCAACCAGGCCGACCACATCGCGGCCGGCCGGGCCGCCCTGGACGCCGTACGCGACGCGGGCAACCGCTGGGTCTTCCCGGAGCTGGTCGACGAGGGCCACCAGCCGTGGAACGGGGTACGCGAGATCTGGGCCGCGGGCTCCCCGCTGGCCCGGCACGCGGCGGACACCACCGACTTCTTCGACACCGGGGTCGCCTCGCTCAAGGCGCACCGGGCCTATCTGGCGGGGCTCGGCGGGGACATGGCGGACCCCTCGGGCTTCCTGGAGTCCATCGGCCGGGCCACCGGCAGCCGGCTCGGGGTCCGCTTCGCCGCCGCCTTCGAAGTGATTCCGCTGCACTTCTGA
- a CDS encoding PadR family transcriptional regulator encodes MALEYAILVSLLEQPGSGYELARRFDRSIGRFWTATHQQIYRVLGRMEADGWLAVELAEQSGRPDKKIYSAAEPGRAALARWLREPVQAETVRHEMAVRIRAAAFDDPAALIPEVERHRTAHAELLDHYLAGEQRDFPDLEALDVQQQLQHVVLRGGIEYERMTLAWLDDVLATLHKLST; translated from the coding sequence ATGGCGCTTGAGTACGCGATCCTCGTCTCCCTGCTGGAGCAGCCCGGTTCCGGCTATGAGCTGGCCCGGCGCTTCGACCGCTCCATCGGGCGTTTCTGGACCGCCACCCACCAGCAGATCTACCGGGTCCTGGGCCGGATGGAGGCCGACGGCTGGCTGGCCGTCGAGCTCGCCGAGCAGAGCGGCCGCCCGGACAAGAAGATCTACTCGGCCGCCGAGCCCGGCCGCGCCGCGCTCGCCCGCTGGCTGCGCGAGCCCGTCCAGGCCGAGACGGTCCGCCACGAGATGGCGGTCCGGATCCGCGCCGCCGCCTTCGACGACCCGGCGGCGCTGATCCCCGAGGTGGAGCGCCACCGCACCGCGCACGCCGAGCTGCTCGACCACTACCTGGCCGGCGAGCAGCGCGACTTCCCCGACCTCGAAGCCCTCGACGTCCAGCAGCAGTTGCAGCATGTGGTGCTGCGCGGCGGCATCGAGTACGAGCGGATGACGCTGGCCTGGCTGGACGACGTACTCGCCACCCTGCACAAGCTGAGCACCTGA
- a CDS encoding rodlet layer protein, protein MFKKALAGAGIAVASIAALAAPAMAIGDTDGSAASVQGNGGTNTTGTSGNHSPNFHTLENPNICLPEVHHVQVGLLVPVQVDVPVLNQQSHQICNVGQTTQANGDAALLSHAIG, encoded by the coding sequence ATGTTCAAGAAGGCTCTTGCGGGCGCCGGAATCGCCGTCGCGTCGATCGCCGCGCTCGCCGCGCCGGCGATGGCGATCGGTGACACCGACGGCTCGGCGGCCTCCGTCCAGGGCAATGGCGGAACCAACACCACGGGAACGTCCGGCAACCACAGCCCGAACTTCCACACGCTGGAGAACCCGAACATCTGCCTGCCCGAGGTCCACCACGTCCAGGTCGGCCTCCTGGTGCCGGTGCAGGTCGACGTGCCGGTGCTGAACCAGCAGTCGCACCAGATCTGCAACGTGGGCCAGACCACCCAGGCCAACGGCGACGCCGCCCTGCTGTCGCACGCGATCGGCTGA
- a CDS encoding amidase: MVSWVGRGAVEIAAAVRAGEVTAREVMVEHLARIASVDRRVGAFRSLWAERALAEADALDARADLADLVLAGVPVAIKDNLAVGGEVSRNGSAATPDTAAPQDHEAVRRLRAAGAVPVGLTAVPELCVFGTTDSVYGVTRSPWDLSRTAGGSSGGSAAAVAAGMVPIALGNDGMGSIRIPAANCGVLGLKPGHGAVPSGLGVDGWFGMAENGPIAAGAADAALMYRVLAGTAAEAAAGADDPADLRVALSARCPSAGIPVDRAHVGAVRATGRLLADAGHTVSRAEAPYPLWLGPATVGRWLAGTAADAAALDARLLNPRTRRHAAVGRLVARAGLVRPAQRSRWQQQLDDFFTRYDVLVTPTLAQGAPSAARWHARGWTVNVLSNIRYAPFSFPWNLAGWPALALPAGEHPTRRVPLSVQLVAPPGGEERLLALAAELERRRPWTRTAPLPGSQ, from the coding sequence ATGGTGAGCTGGGTCGGGCGTGGTGCGGTGGAGATCGCCGCCGCGGTACGGGCGGGCGAGGTGACGGCGCGCGAGGTGATGGTCGAGCACCTGGCCAGGATCGCGTCCGTGGACCGCAGGGTCGGCGCGTTCCGGTCGCTCTGGGCCGAGCGGGCGCTGGCCGAGGCGGACGCGCTGGACGCGCGGGCGGACCTGGCGGACCTGGTGCTGGCGGGCGTGCCGGTGGCGATCAAGGACAACCTCGCGGTCGGCGGCGAGGTGAGCCGCAACGGCTCGGCGGCCACCCCGGACACCGCCGCGCCGCAGGACCACGAGGCGGTGCGCCGGCTGCGGGCGGCCGGCGCGGTGCCGGTCGGGCTGACCGCCGTTCCGGAGCTCTGCGTGTTCGGCACCACCGACAGCGTCTACGGCGTCACCCGCAGCCCGTGGGACCTCTCGCGCACCGCCGGCGGCTCCTCCGGCGGCAGCGCGGCGGCGGTCGCGGCAGGCATGGTGCCGATCGCGCTGGGCAACGACGGCATGGGCTCGATCAGGATCCCGGCGGCCAACTGCGGTGTGCTCGGCCTGAAGCCGGGGCACGGGGCGGTGCCGTCCGGGCTGGGCGTGGACGGGTGGTTCGGGATGGCCGAGAACGGCCCGATCGCCGCCGGCGCCGCCGATGCCGCGCTGATGTACCGGGTGCTGGCCGGCACGGCCGCCGAAGCCGCCGCGGGGGCCGACGATCCCGCCGACCTGCGGGTCGCGCTCTCGGCCCGCTGCCCGTCGGCGGGGATCCCGGTCGACCGGGCGCACGTCGGCGCCGTCCGGGCCACCGGGCGGCTGCTGGCCGACGCCGGGCACACCGTCTCGCGCGCCGAGGCGCCGTACCCGCTCTGGCTCGGACCGGCCACCGTGGGCCGCTGGTTGGCCGGCACCGCGGCCGACGCGGCGGCGCTGGACGCCCGGCTGCTGAACCCCCGCACCCGCCGGCACGCCGCCGTCGGCCGCCTGGTGGCCCGGGCCGGGCTGGTCCGCCCGGCCCAGCGCAGCCGCTGGCAGCAGCAGTTGGACGACTTCTTCACCCGCTACGACGTGCTGGTCACCCCGACCCTCGCGCAGGGCGCGCCGTCGGCCGCCCGCTGGCACGCGCGCGGCTGGACGGTCAACGTGCTGTCCAACATCCGCTACGCGCCGTTCAGCTTCCCCTGGAACCTGGCGGGTTGGCCCGCGCTCGCGCTGCCGGCGGGGGAGCACCCGACCCGGCGGGTGCCGCTCTCCGTGCAGCTGGTCGCGCCGCCCGGCGGGGAGGAGCGGCTGCTCGCGCTGGCCGCCGAGCTCGAACGCCGACGGCCGTGGACCCGGACGGCCCCGCTGCCCGGGTCGCAGTGA
- a CDS encoding methyltransferase domain-containing protein, giving the protein MSATSYAFDNQAPDAEVQLAILEAFLDPVTSRRLDRLGLRPGARCWEVGAGGGSIARLLADRVGPHGQVIATDLDLARFHGEAPNLELRRHDARHEAPPGEGFDLIHARLVLLHLPERREVLATLAGALRPGGVLLVEEFDRSPLHVLLSPGPEAAALFTRVVDRILEVLATQGADLHWAQQAHGAMADLGLTEVLSTVHAESWSGDGGARLHEINSRQLHDRLLATGLTPDELSRFRTLVRDPAFSALSYSLVSISARKPA; this is encoded by the coding sequence ATGTCCGCCACCTCGTACGCCTTCGACAACCAGGCCCCCGACGCCGAGGTCCAACTCGCCATCCTGGAAGCCTTCCTGGACCCGGTCACCAGCCGCCGACTGGACCGTCTGGGCCTGCGCCCGGGCGCCCGCTGCTGGGAGGTCGGCGCCGGTGGGGGCTCCATCGCCCGGCTGCTCGCCGACCGGGTCGGCCCGCACGGGCAGGTGATCGCCACCGACCTCGACCTGGCCCGCTTCCACGGCGAGGCACCCAACCTGGAGCTGCGGCGGCACGACGCGCGCCACGAGGCACCGCCGGGTGAGGGCTTCGACCTGATCCACGCCCGCCTGGTGCTGCTGCACCTGCCCGAGCGGCGCGAGGTGCTGGCCACCCTGGCCGGCGCGCTGCGTCCGGGCGGCGTCCTGCTGGTCGAGGAGTTCGACCGCAGCCCGCTGCACGTCCTGCTCTCCCCCGGCCCCGAGGCGGCGGCGCTCTTCACCCGGGTGGTCGACCGGATCCTCGAGGTACTCGCCACCCAGGGCGCCGACCTGCACTGGGCACAGCAGGCACACGGAGCGATGGCCGACCTCGGCCTGACCGAGGTGCTCAGCACCGTGCACGCCGAGAGCTGGTCGGGCGACGGCGGTGCCCGCCTGCACGAGATCAACTCCCGCCAGCTCCACGACCGCCTGCTCGCCACCGGCCTGACCCCCGACGAGCTGAGCCGCTTCCGCACCCTGGTCCGCGACCCCGCGTTCAGCGCGCTCTCCTACTCCCTGGTGTCGATCTCGGCCCGCAAGCCTGCCTGA
- a CDS encoding acyl-CoA dehydrogenase, which produces MADSLLFNPRTYDPVQFDEPTRRLLRATVDWFESRGKKALIDSYIDRSWYGDFLEFAAKEGLFAAFLTPGEQAAGDGAKRWDTSRNAALNEILGFYGLGYWYTWQVTILGLGPVWQSENEALRARAAQLLTEGHVMAFGLSERTHGADIYSTDLILTPDGEGGFRANGSKYYIGNGNVAGLVSVFGRRSDVEGPEGYVFFAADSRHPAYHLVKNVVNSQMYVSEFRLEDYPVTAEDVLHTGKAAFDAALNTVNVGKFNLCTASVGICEHAMYEAVTHAHNRVLYGKKVTDFPHVRRELTDAYARLTAMKLFSDRAVDYFRTASPEDRRYLLFNPMTKMKVTTEGEKVIDLMWDVIAAKGFEADTYFDKAARDIRGLPKLEGTVHVNLALILKFMGNYLFAPTEYPAVPTRTDAADDTFLFQQGPAQGLGAIRFHDWRTAYDAHAGVANVARFREQADGLCALLLAHAPDQAQQQDLDFLLEIGQLFALVVYGQLILEQAELIGLDGDLLDGIFDVLVRDFSAHATELHGKASATEEQAAWALAHVRRPVADASRAERLWEQVAALSGAYEMQP; this is translated from the coding sequence ATGGCCGACTCCTTGCTGTTCAACCCCCGCACCTACGACCCCGTGCAGTTCGACGAGCCGACCCGCCGGCTGCTGCGGGCGACCGTCGACTGGTTCGAGTCGCGCGGCAAGAAGGCGCTGATCGACTCCTACATCGACCGCTCCTGGTACGGCGACTTCCTCGAATTCGCCGCCAAGGAAGGCCTGTTCGCGGCCTTCCTGACACCCGGCGAGCAGGCCGCCGGCGACGGCGCCAAGCGCTGGGACACCTCCCGCAACGCCGCGCTGAACGAGATCCTCGGCTTCTACGGGCTCGGCTACTGGTACACCTGGCAGGTCACCATCCTGGGCCTCGGCCCGGTCTGGCAGAGCGAGAACGAGGCCCTGCGGGCCCGCGCCGCACAGCTGCTGACGGAGGGTCATGTGATGGCCTTCGGTCTCTCCGAGCGCACGCACGGCGCCGACATCTACTCGACCGACCTGATCCTCACCCCGGACGGCGAGGGCGGCTTCCGCGCCAACGGCTCCAAGTACTACATCGGCAACGGCAACGTGGCCGGACTGGTCTCGGTCTTCGGCCGCCGCTCCGACGTCGAGGGCCCCGAGGGCTACGTCTTCTTCGCCGCGGACAGCCGGCACCCGGCCTACCACCTGGTCAAGAACGTGGTGAACTCGCAGATGTACGTCAGCGAGTTCCGCCTGGAGGACTACCCGGTCACCGCCGAGGACGTCCTGCACACCGGCAAGGCCGCCTTCGACGCCGCGCTCAACACCGTCAACGTGGGCAAGTTCAACCTCTGCACCGCCTCGGTCGGGATCTGCGAGCACGCGATGTACGAGGCCGTCACGCACGCCCACAACCGGGTGCTGTACGGCAAGAAGGTCACCGACTTCCCGCACGTGCGCCGGGAGTTGACCGACGCCTACGCCCGCCTGACCGCGATGAAGCTGTTCAGCGACCGGGCCGTGGACTACTTCCGCACCGCCTCCCCCGAGGACCGCCGCTACCTGCTCTTCAACCCGATGACCAAGATGAAGGTCACCACCGAGGGCGAGAAGGTCATCGACCTGATGTGGGACGTCATCGCGGCCAAGGGCTTCGAGGCGGACACCTACTTCGACAAGGCCGCGCGCGACATCCGGGGCCTGCCGAAGCTGGAGGGCACCGTCCACGTCAACCTGGCGCTGATCCTCAAGTTCATGGGCAACTACCTGTTCGCGCCCACCGAGTACCCGGCCGTGCCGACCCGCACGGACGCCGCGGACGACACCTTCCTCTTCCAGCAGGGCCCGGCCCAGGGCCTGGGCGCGATCCGCTTCCACGACTGGCGCACCGCGTACGACGCGCACGCCGGGGTGGCCAACGTGGCCCGCTTCCGCGAGCAGGCCGACGGCCTGTGCGCGCTGCTGCTCGCCCACGCCCCCGACCAGGCGCAGCAGCAGGACCTGGACTTCCTGCTGGAGATCGGCCAGCTCTTCGCGCTGGTCGTCTACGGCCAGCTGATCCTGGAGCAGGCCGAGCTGATCGGCCTGGACGGCGACCTGCTGGACGGGATCTTCGACGTCCTGGTGCGCGACTTCTCCGCGCACGCGACCGAGCTGCACGGCAAGGCCTCGGCGACCGAGGAGCAGGCCGCCTGGGCGCTCGCCCACGTCCGCCGCCCGGTGGCCGACGCCTCGCGCGCCGAGCGCCTGTGGGAGCAGGTCGCCGCGCTCTCGGGCGCGTACGAGATGCAGCCGTAA
- a CDS encoding ABC transporter substrate-binding protein yields MTPASSASERRAPVRGARATGLLLLAGVLCLSGCSGGGTDAAAGQGPVRIGLLASLSGTYQEVGTDLRDGFQLYLDNHGGKLGGRTVDLVVADEGDGAPTALPAATKLVKQDKILAMTGIVGAGSVAAVTPLLTESGIPLISSNGRPVIKDVSHQWSTSFMSDDPGAAIAQYVHDTVPGPVFAIGPDYQGGWDELQGFTDAFTKDGGQLANPGGKTLFTPFPATTDFTPYFTQIKNSHAKAVYCFYAGGAAVDFVKQYAQSDVKDVPLYAAGFLTEGGVLNAQGDAAKGIQSVLNYAPDLDNATNRAFVAAWQAKHSGPPTTYAMASYDAAGVLDKAIAAAGRNLTSETLNSAIAGLGQIDSPRGTWEFGKETHSPVQKWYLRQVENDGRTLSNLTVQDLATIGS; encoded by the coding sequence ATGACACCGGCAAGCAGCGCATCCGAGCGACGCGCCCCCGTACGCGGCGCCCGTGCCACGGGGCTTCTCCTGCTCGCCGGCGTCCTGTGCCTCTCCGGCTGCAGCGGCGGCGGCACCGATGCCGCCGCCGGCCAGGGTCCGGTCAGGATCGGTCTGCTGGCCTCGCTGTCGGGCACCTATCAGGAGGTCGGCACCGACCTGCGTGACGGCTTCCAGCTCTACCTGGACAACCACGGCGGCAAGCTCGGCGGCCGCACCGTCGACCTGGTGGTGGCCGACGAGGGCGACGGTGCGCCGACCGCGCTGCCCGCCGCGACCAAGCTGGTCAAGCAGGACAAGATCCTCGCGATGACCGGCATCGTCGGCGCCGGCTCGGTGGCCGCGGTCACCCCGCTGCTGACCGAGAGCGGCATCCCGCTGATCAGCTCCAACGGCCGACCGGTGATCAAGGACGTCAGCCACCAATGGAGCACCAGCTTCATGTCCGACGACCCGGGCGCCGCGATCGCCCAGTACGTCCACGACACCGTGCCAGGGCCGGTCTTCGCGATCGGCCCGGACTACCAGGGCGGCTGGGACGAACTGCAGGGCTTCACCGACGCGTTCACCAAGGACGGCGGCCAACTCGCCAACCCGGGCGGCAAGACGCTCTTCACGCCGTTCCCGGCCACCACCGACTTCACCCCGTACTTCACGCAGATCAAGAACTCCCATGCCAAGGCGGTGTACTGCTTCTACGCGGGCGGCGCGGCGGTGGACTTCGTCAAGCAGTACGCGCAGTCCGATGTCAAGGACGTGCCGCTGTACGCGGCCGGCTTCCTCACCGAGGGCGGCGTGCTCAACGCCCAGGGCGACGCGGCCAAGGGCATCCAGTCGGTGCTCAACTACGCGCCCGACCTGGACAACGCCACCAACCGCGCCTTCGTCGCCGCCTGGCAGGCCAAGCACTCCGGTCCGCCGACCACCTACGCGATGGCCTCCTACGACGCGGCCGGCGTGCTGGACAAGGCGATCGCCGCGGCCGGCCGCAACCTCACCTCGGAGACGCTGAACAGCGCGATCGCCGGGCTCGGCCAGATCGACAGTCCGCGCGGCACCTGGGAGTTCGGCAAGGAGACCCACTCGCCGGTGCAGAAGTGGTACCTGCGCCAGGTCGAGAACGACGGCCGTACGCTGTCCAACCTGACCGTCCAGGACCTGGCCACCATCGGCAGCTGA
- a CDS encoding roadblock/LC7 domain-containing protein, translated as MTSTPTPDLDWLLNDFAARVPEITHAVAVSADGLLIAATRDVATERGDQLAAIASGLVSLLAGAGRLLEAEPVISNLTELQGGFLFSMAVSSGASLLVLASKTCDIGQVSYEMAELINQVGPALAPAARAMLLNSHAPDQP; from the coding sequence GTGACCTCCACCCCGACCCCCGACCTGGACTGGCTGCTGAACGACTTCGCGGCCCGGGTGCCCGAGATCACCCACGCGGTGGCGGTCTCCGCCGACGGCCTGCTGATCGCCGCGACCCGCGACGTGGCGACCGAGCGCGGCGACCAGCTCGCGGCGATCGCCTCCGGCCTGGTCAGCCTGCTGGCCGGCGCCGGGCGGCTGCTGGAGGCGGAGCCGGTGATCAGCAACCTCACCGAGCTCCAGGGCGGCTTCCTCTTCTCGATGGCGGTCAGCAGCGGCGCCTCGCTGCTGGTGCTGGCCTCCAAGACCTGCGACATCGGCCAGGTCTCCTACGAGATGGCCGAGCTGATCAACCAGGTCGGCCCGGCACTGGCCCCCGCCGCCCGCGCGATGCTGCTCAACTCCCACGCGCCCGACCAGCCCTGA